AAGTGAGCAACCTTTTGCTATTGATACCATGCATTCATATCAATGGTTACAATGGATATTTTTACCAAGGATGCGTGCCATTATTGATGCTAATGGCGATATTCCTCGTAATTTTTCTCTGCATCCTTATTTTGAAGAATGTTTAAAAGAAGATATGCAGGTAATTATTTTTCTTCAACTTATCAAAAAGCTTGATGAGTTGGTTAAAGCCTAATAAAGACTAGGCTGTCAATAATAAATAACGGTATTAATAGACTAATCGACCAGCGCATATATCCAAAAAAGCTAGGCATATTGATATTAGACTGATTAGCTATACTTTTTACCATGATATTAGGTGCATTACCTATATAGGTCAATGCACCCATGAATACTGATCCCATTGATATTGCTAGTAAAGTGGTAGGAAAATTTGACATTAATATGTTGGCATCACCTGATGCAAGGTTGAAAAATACTAAATAGGTGGGTGCATTATCTAAGAATCCGGATAAAAGTCCACTTAACCAAAAATACATATTATTAATAGGTTCACCACTACTATTTGTCACTACAGATATCATGTCTGATAATTCCCCTTCATTACCCGCCTTTAAAATTGCGATAACAGGAG
Above is a genomic segment from Frischella perrara containing:
- a CDS encoding YqcC family protein, coding for MNNFNQQFSQLLNDIEQEMQRIGLWQVVPPKPDAFLSEQPFAIDTMHSYQWLQWIFLPRMRAIIDANGDIPRNFSLHPYFEECLKEDMQVIIFLQLIKKLDELVKA